In the genome of Acanthopagrus latus isolate v.2019 chromosome 17, fAcaLat1.1, whole genome shotgun sequence, the window ACTAATACATCCAGTGCACGTCTGTTACAGCTGCACATTTCTCCGCTTAGTCCTGGTGCCACAGCTCATTGGATTTACGTGGCTCGCTTTCCGAAATGTTCCGAAAAATAAAAGTGGCCACTGAGTCTTTGCTCTGCAGGGTCTGTGTTGTTTATAAcaccatttcaaaataaaagcacttgAATGTGCAACAAGTCGAAATAAAAGCTAAAAGAGAGCACATGAATGCCACATGTGAGTCTTTATTGATATGCTGTAAGAGACTAATTTCCCCCTCTCTCAGTtgcacttatttatttttatgtaatcAAATCAGATTGAGCTATAGGCAACAGTGATGCTAACAACCCTGCTCAGCATCCCTGAAGTAGCCTGAGGGGTTCTGTCACAGTGGTGTCATTACAGCTAGACAGCAGCAAATACGGTATATGTCCCACTGACTGAGAAGAAAGGCCAAGAGgtgtacaaaaacacaaggatgGTCGAAACCAATCAGTTTGTAGGGCTGCTGTGGAATGcaaaatgttgctgctgcacaCGAGAGACATATCAAAACAATAATTATTTATCTGAATTCTTTTTGCTGTACTTGTGCATCTAGAGCTGTTGTGATGTGAATTTCCCAGTTGAGGGATAAATAAAGCCCATATAATCTAACTTAATTTAATATAacctaatctaatctaatctagtCTAATCTAAAGTGTTATTAAATTGATTCATAAAGCAGACACGCACAGTAAATATTGTTGTGGAATTTTGGCTCACTTGACCgttcaggagagatgaagaagactcagagacacTGATGGATAGTTTAGAAAACAAGATCTTGGAGGAGCAACATAACATCACGTCTGCCTGCACAGAGTGTTGCCATGATCATCTTCATGAGTCTTCCCCAATGTCCAAATTATATCTTACAGTTTCAGGAGGCAGTGCTTCCATACATGGTTATCTGTTTAACAACATAGCAAAGGGTGATGCAGAATCTCTCCCCACTAGACAGAGGACTAAGACATAAAATAGGTCAGAGACACTAAATCTGCTAACATAGACAGATCGAAGGCCTCCTTACGAGGTTTACACAAATAGTCCAAAaataatgttataaaaatgtctAACAGGCCTTTGCAGCATTTCTACACTTAgttattgttgctgcagctcagtgaagcTCAATGCTGCTtgatttccaaaataaaaatggctaCCAAACAACTAGGCTTCTCAgggtttgttctgtttatttagtaatattttaaaatggCAACACTTGAATAGTGAACAGTTCCAGTTTGAAAGGTTTGGAGATTAGTAGGAGAACTTGAAGGCCTCATGATCACGCTGCAGCTCACTGAAACACTGTGAGAGGAATTCAGtcctttctgctgcttttaactGCACCTTGCAATCACACAGAATCTGATTTGGACGTGTGCAACGATGTGACAGTGTTAGCGACAACTTCCtccctgtttctctttctctaacacacacgctgtcacacacacacacacaaacaacacacactcaggcatTTGAGGCCtttgtctacacacacacattttggctGGTTTCAGACAAAATCTTAAAAACTAGGAATGAATTAGTCTTTTTGCAACatacaaatgttttcactttgccttccctctcatctcatctcatctccacTCACACTGTCATCATCTTTTACCAGCTCTGTGATGAAGCTTCATGATGATGTGTTTCATGGCTATGTTAATTAGATGTATTGTGCGTCATTTTAACAATTACCCAAAATTCAGCCTGACACGTTTGATATGTGAGAGCATTTCATGATCTTTATTTGGATTctaaatacagttttgtttgtttgaactgtGTTTGGCTGCTGATCAAGTGTTTTGCAATTTGACTTGCTGACCCACTGGCAGGCTGTTGCTTGTTAGGACAAGTTACCATTGTGACAGACAACCATGGATTACTAGACTGTAGCAACACACTGCATTTTGTTGAGGCTCCCTAAGTAATATATAGcttttaaacatcagtgtgtgcTTAATTTTTAGGTGCTAAAATAACACAGATGTGATCTGTGAGTTCTGAGCTAACACCCTCTGACTTGTAGGTCTGTGCTTTGCTCCCTGAAGGCCAGAAAGACATGTACTGACtgcaaaaaaacagtatttcataCATTAAGTCAGGTCTTTAACTAAGATTTCTCGTGTCAGAGATGGTATTTTCTGCATGTTGGGCTGGGAGAATAGGGCAGGAACAGTCAAAACATGAGCCCAGAGGCCTTCGACTGCTTCCTCTTCTACTGTGTCCAGTCTGCAATATTCCCCATAGTGCAGTACATGCAGATCGCATAGCAACAAAGGCCTATGTCTGGCCGTTGTCTGTTACCATCGCTTGAATGCCCCCTGCACATGCATGTACGCGCGTGCACAAGCACTCACGTGCAACACCGtcaccatcacctcctcctaCTCTTTCTATCCCATATGCACAGCTATCTTTCCACCTCACATGCACTGCACacacccccccaacccccccccccccccccccccccccccatcaccaccgacaccaccaccaccatcattcCATAATATTCATGGGTCGTCCATTCCCTCTGCCCCCTCCCCCCATGTGCACACAGCTCACCTCCCACTCTGCCACCCCCACTTCCCTGCCTGACAACACCACCGCCCGCCATCCCATAATATTCATGCGCACGCTCcgcacacattcatacacagcAGTGCATGCAGCCCTTTGTTGCAGAGATGCCTGAGCAACGCGAGCGTGCTCATGCACAGCAGTCATGTTTCTGCCTGCGAAGATTATTCCATCCGCACTCAGGCTGCTGAGGCAGGTAGTCCTCAAGTGTGGAGAAGTAACAAAGCAAATGAAGGCGCGAGAGCATAAGGTGGTGGTGggtcacatttctctctcacagtgACCTTGGGCGGAAATATGTTCACGAACTCCGGAGTCACTCCTGAGGCAACCACCTCTGAATGAGGCCCATCATCTTTCCTATGGTAAGCGTCAGTGGATGCAGATTAGTTGAGAATTGCCCCACCTCGCAGCCGGCTTTCTCAAAGTCTGCCACTTCCTCCGACTGCAACAAAGGGAATGCAAGTCATCTCAGCATATATGTCACGCTGAAGCTTTAACAAGCATCTCTTTAGGCTCTGCAACCTGGCTACAGTCAATCAGTACTGGACCATTTCAGCATGATAAAATGTCCACAAAATGGGggaaagataaagataaaaaaaaaaaaaaaagggcaagtTATTTACGAGAGAGGGGTGAAGGGATGAGCATAACAGAGGCGCCGGACATGACAGTGGCCAGCTCATCACCATGGCGTTGCTGTGGGAGACAGCGGAAGACGTCACTTGGAGAAACAGGGGACACAAAGGAGGAATACGACATGAGgagtacaaaaaaaaggagggaagggGGCCTACAAGAAACATGTCTTTGCAGATATAGACAGTGGAAAGTGTGTGTAAGAGAGGGAGGATGTGTGGATGGGGTGACCATTTACTCAGGAGCTGGGTGTCAGAGGGTTCAGGTAAATGGGCCACCTAATCCTGGACAGGGACTGCGACAGAGTCTGCAAATGTTTGGTTCCAGTGCTGCATTGACTCATCTGATTCAACAACTGAGCCCTTAAGAGCAGTAAATACGTTTCATCAGGTGAGACAGGGCTGTAGCACAACCTTTTTTACTTTAATGGTCTCTAGGATTTAACAAATGTCTGTGAGCTCCCATCTTCGTTGGCCAACGCTGAACACAGGAGAAACTAAACACAAACCCATAAAATATTACAACAAAGCCTAGGCCTAAAACAGAGCCAAAAGACAGAGGAATCACACACGTGTCAAAATGATGACTGCCATAGAAATAGGCAATTTTTGCAACATATGACACAGCATGTagtgtgtttttactgcagtgGACTGCCTACTGGATAGATAAACCTTGCCTGAAAGATAGCCACTGCAAGCACTGAAGCTAAAGCTAATTTACCCACTTTTACCTACATGTCtcatgataaaaaaatgttgatgctCAAGATCTTAATAGGTCACTTACTGAGTTTTTTGTACTCAATAAATGATGCTAAATATTAtcataatatagttaaaaaaaaaaaaaactagcttGCCaaaagctagctagcttagtttAACTTGTAGAGTAGCAATGGCAGGGTGGGATTTATTTGATATGGTATGGTTGAGCTAcaatttaaacatatttaagtGTTTCAAATAATAATTGAGTGTATTAGTTAATTAGTTCAAATGGAAAAGAAAGCTGAAATAAGACTTAACGTGTGGTATTTTACTGCAGTGAGTGCCTACTGGATAGTTAAATGTTGCGGCTAAGATAGATGCAGCAAACCCTAAAGTTTGAGCTAAATGAACCACTTTTACCGACCTGTCTGGTGTAAAACATCTTAATCGGCCCCTAAATTAGTTTGTTATACTACATAATTGAACCTAAATATCATCATAATAgggtaaaagtaaaaaaaaaatcttactaaGAGTTTAGCAGCACtgtggtgaaatgtgtttgattcaATGTACTTAAGCTACAGTTAAAACACATacttaaatgttttgaattctatatttatttagtttattagCATGTTGcttgaaaacaacaatctgtATAAGCctatgtttttttatggaggATACAgatccattttcatttttgtcgGGGGCAAAGGAAGGAAAGAATAAGGGGTTACAATTCATGACTGGGTAGAAGTCTgcacaataaaaataaaaaaaacattcaaactaaGCATAGAATTGGGATTATATCAAATCTCCAGTGTGATAAAAGGCAATTCATGCTCTTTTCGGCTACAACTCATacagctaaatgaaaaaaaaaatgaacaaaaattgAAAGTGGAGCTGCAACAAGTCTTTTATCTACAAATtgaaatatttgtgtgtaatgtgtgctGGTGTAATAGTCCAGCCTGTCCTTGCAGTTGCATCCTATTCGTAGAAGTGTGAGAGATTCTCTGTAACATTACATCACTGGTtaaacagaaagagacaaaaggagGGAAAACTACCAAGTTTAATAACTATACACTGTGCAAATGATCTTCAGTAATTAAAGATTAATAATGCAATTTAGGATGCATGTTATGCTGTGTGTGCCTCAGTgccaaaataaattaataaaacatgaattcagcTTCCCCTGTTGACCGTTAAACCCATACACCTaatgtcattcattttctcataTGTCACAAACCTGCTTTGTTATTCTTTACTGCTTTCTTCCTAACCCCAGTGTAACTCTCTCTCCTCAtgccctccttcccctcctaTCTCGTGATTTATTTGCCCCAGTTCCAATATTTGTCGgcagtgtgttttcttccccTTGTCTAAATGTCACCCCTTCTTCTAAGACAATATagggagtgggagagagggagaacgaGAGGGCAAATGCGGGGGGAAtagaggaaggggaggagtgTGTTGGGGGGGAACTCGTAAAATGAGCAACAAAGTTTGGGAAAATTAAACATTAGGTAAGACACTCACATGCATATACATATACGTGGTAACAGAAGTGCTGTGTCATTGTTCTTGACGTGGTGATTCTGCAGGGCATCTGATGGATCAATATTCCCGAGGCGAGAACAGGCTACAGTTTGTGTTGCCATTTCGTGTTTTTCAGCACATACATGCAaggatcacaaaaaaaaaaaaaaaacacagaaaacattcatttgtgATAATCATTTAAATTATCTTAAACTTTGGACTCAGATGTGAGGTCTTAAGCCaaacaaatgcaataaaaagCATACTTGCTCTCTTAATGCTTACTTAGTGCAACTATTATCCTTCCCaaagcctcctcctcccctccctcggCATCACTCCACACCCTGGATCACgcctgtcctctctctcccaccctcaTTCTCTACCTCCTTTATAACCCATCACTCCCATCTCACTGCTCTCACTCATTCTCGCTGTTTCAACCTGGAATGGACACGTTTATTTTAGTCGGGAACGAATCTGAGCGCTCGCTGACACAAGGctattttacctttttattttactagCACTTCTGGATTTtaagttctgctttttttcaggTGGTAGTAAGTTCAGTTAATTTGGGACGTGGAGTTTTTGATGTGTTGGAAGGATGAGTTCTGTTTGCATCTTGTAAAAACGTTCCCGCGAGCACGCTTTTTGCTGTCACTGGCAGCACAAGGGAAGAAAACTGATGAACAACTTTATTGAAAGAAATTGGGATTAAATTTCAATTCGATCAACTCGATATCGAAAGGAGGGAGAGCTGGATATCACAGGACTATGAACTGGTAAGAGGCAGTGTCACtattgcaaaacaaaacaaaaaatgttgaaaaatgatctgtaaaaaaaaaaaaaaaaaaagggggattttaTGCAGTCACTGACCTGTtacctttttcatttcaacagatATGCGGGGATCATCCCCAGACTCTGGGctacaaacagaaaccaaaacaacaacagaaacaaagacaggcagatagataggcaggcagacagacagacacacagatctgtTCAGCTGTGGAGACGGGCAGCGTGCTGTCCAAAGACCCATCCTGACGCAcggagacggacagacagacggacagtcTGATGCCAACTGTCTCCACTGTCAATCTCACGGcaccactcctcctcctgctgctatgGGCAACCCACCCCACCATGGCAACCAACTGGCTGTAAGTCTAGCGTgcgagggaggaagagaaagaaggagtTTGTTTGTCAAGCTATAACTTTTAAAAGATGGTGACATGTCTCTAAATCTCTTTCAGTCACTCCCCTCGCTTCCTTTGTCTCACTCCTGgtgaccttttctcttttctttctctctgcctgctctGTCTTCTTTGCCCGGTCTTCCTCTTGTTTCCATCCTCTCCTAAACTCTGCTCGGTCGTTACCTCTTCATCCTTTTTTTGcccccttttctcttcctctttcactcCCTCCCCCTTTCCTTCATTATTCATCCCCTCTTTTTTGCACCCCCCCACCCTTGCCCAATAATTTCCCCTTTCGAACCCGCTTTGAGTCATTATAATGCTCCCCACCGTCTGTGTCCCAGCTCCCTGGCGAGGCTGCCTCGCTCCAGGCCCGTGTCTGGTGCTGCCCCATGTGCGCGGCTGAGGGGGCTGACCCCAGGGCAGGTGGGGGTGTGCAGGGCGCGAGGGGAGGTCATGGAGTCGGTACGCAAGGCAGCCGAGATGGTCATAGAAGAGGTATGGTCAGAGGGCACTACGTCTCAGGGTCACGACCCGTGTTTGCCTCGAAGCCCAGACTAATTTCCAGACGCTATCATTATCAGCATTATTACTGTGTGTTGGGCCTGATGAATTTTACATGAGAGCTCCCGATCTCACTGCTTTGCACGTTACTGTCTAACTCAGTGCCAGCACCAGTTCAGGAATCGCCGCTGGAATTGTTCCACCACCCCACGTGGGATCAATGTATTTGGCAGAGTCATGAACCAAGGtaaattgaaaatgtgtcacGGAGAATTACCACACATTTGGCAACTCTCACGTGCGCCAGAGAACAAGAATTTTCTGCCTCTCTATTTCGGATTCAGGGACTCGTGAGGCGGCCTTTGTGCACGCTCTGTCCTCAGCAGCCGTGGCAGTGGCTGTGACCCGGGCCTGCACCCGCGGGGAGCTGGAGAGGTGTGGCTGTGACAGGAAGGTCAGGGGGGTCAGCCCCGAGGGTGAGCTTGCATGAAAATGTAACAGATAAATCCACACTGAGTCACACAGAGACCACAAACACTGCCGCTACGCTGTTTCCTGTCgttttaaaactttaaaccaTGAAGCCCTATTGTCCATATCCCCGAAGTGAtatcaaaacatgtattttcccCATCAGCCGTCACAGGTTCTACACCTGAGCTGAGTTACAATCCatctttttcagcttttaaatttaaatgtgcatttgtttttaagggTGCAATGATCctccacactctctctctccacaggtTTCCAGTGGTCAGGGTGCAGTGACAACCTGTCCTATGGCGTGGCGTTCTCCCAGACATTTGTGGATGAACCAGAACGTGCCAAAGGGCTGTCGGCGGGGCGACCACTCATGAACCTCCACAACAACGAGGCTGGTCGAAAGGTTGGTGCTAGCTACTCCTTGAACAAAATGTTCTCGAGCCAGCTCTGTTCAAAGCCCTCGGAACCACGGTGCTGTCTAGTGGCCCCGGCCCACGTTTCCACCACTTCTGAGCACAGCCATTGTTGTCAAGGATGCGTCATCAGTGGAGGGCGTTACACAATTCACAACAATATGTAGAACAGACCAGCGCATTTTAATTTGACACGAATCCGACAGTTTGCCTTGGAAAGCTTTTGAGGGAgacttgtatgttttttgtttcatcaagATTATATTCAACCCATGCATAAGCACCTCACAAGATGGAATATGTAGAGGAGACCAGGAGTTTACAAAGATCACTTGTATGTAATCACCAGAAATAGCAGCACTTCCACTCTATTGTCTTCTTGTAGAAGAGACCTATTTAACTGGCAGGCTGTGGGATGTATGCCACACTTAAAGAACCTCGTTCTGGTCCTATGATCATTTTATTAGTAGGCATATCTGCCAATTCATTAGTTGTGTCAGCTAACCACCAAGTTCTCGGCTGTTGAAGCAGATCGAATATGCGATAAGAGAATTGGCTGCCTAGTTCTTAGATTAAAACGTGCATTGTTTGTTTCCTGTactttcttttaatatttacacaatacaatatttgcaaaaactaataaacacaggagagaagaaataaatgaaaaagtgcTTTGTcttgacacatttaaattccaAGCTTTACTGGTCAGACATAGTGAATGTAAAAAGTCCAGCGCAAATCTGGCTCCTCGAAAAAAGTAGTTGAATAGGCCTGAtggagaaaatgactgaaatacgTAGGTTCAAacctgctttcttttttgttccaGTGGGGAACCACATTTCTGGGTCCctaaacaatacatttttggtcGAAATGCTCAGAGAGGTTTCAATTCAGGTGTCCGAGCCACGAGCATGTTGGTGGAAAAGGGGTGTTTGACTGCATCTCAGTTCATTTCCAACGGGGCCATCTAATGTACTAtttacacagaaatgaaaagaaataaataaaagcaaactAGTAAATGGTTGTAGTAAAAATAGCTAAAAGTACataagacataaaaacaaataattaaatgtacACTATAAAAAGGCTTTTATATAAAAACAGGACACTGAAGTTACTCGCTGTAGATCCTCAGATAGTCCATGAGCGAGGGACCTTTACTGCAAAGGTCACATTTGGTGACAAGGCAGGACTTAGGAATGGAAAGGGAGGACGCAGCTGAGGGCCTGAGGTTACTTATAAATATATCTGGGGCCCGACTCCTGCAGAGCTTGAAATCTAAGCAAAgtaatcttaaaatcaattctaaaagTGGCAACaaatgaagagagggagggatttGGGTAGTGTGGTCTTGTTTTTGGGAGATACCTAAAAGCACCGCAGCCACAATCATATCCACTATCCTCTCATCCTCAGGCCATCCTTCACAACATGCAGGTGGAGTGTAAGTGTCATGGCGTCTCTGGCTCCTGTGAGCTGAGGACCTGCTGGAAGGTCATGCCTCCTTTCAGGCGTGTTGGCGTCGTGCTCAAGGAACGCTTTGATGGAGCCACAGAGGTAGCAGAGTACACCACAGCCTCCTGTGAAACTGTGGAGTCGCTCAGTCACTCTAACTCTCTCAACACCTCCTCCTTTAAGGTTCGCCTGACCCGCATAGGATCCAGGACAGCCCTGCTCCCCCGTGACCCCCAGGTCAAACCTCCTGCTGCCAGAGACCTTCTGTACCTTGCGCCCTCCCCGGATTTCTGCCATCTTGACCCTGACAACGGTATCCCTGGGACTGCTGGTAGGAGATGTAACGGTAAGAGCAAGACCATCTCACAGGAAATCcaagacattattttaaaaaaataaaacaaatactgaaacTGGTGTCGCTGTCTTCCAAAACAAACCCAGGAACCTCTCGGCTGGCGCCAGACGGCTGTGAGCTGGTGTGCTGCGGGCCGGGTTACAGAGCGGGCCGGGCCGAGGTGGTGCAGCGCTGCTCCTGCAAGTTTTCCTGGTGCTGCTCAGTCCGCTGCCAGCAGTGCAAGAACACAGTCACCATTCACACCTGCAGAGTCTGAGAGGAcccagaccagaccagaccgCCTGAGCAGAAAGACCCGAACAAACCActagacagacacaaacacaacataagaacagtaattttttttttacagtaattacTTTACACCTTTAGCTCCACGTTACTTTAAAGTCTGGCTGAGAGCATTTTCAGAGAGAAAGGTAGAAACAAAGATCACCTTCAGACAGGTGggcatttacacaaacacacgagcACACTCAACAGTTAGTCTCACATTGAACTGACAAAGCTTTTAAAGCTGAACGTAACCAGAACTAACagggaaacacagcagcactatTTTGATTTTATGCAAACTATTCACGTTGTGTCATAGACTAGCAGGTCTTTGAACACTGACTGTATTtatgtcttcttctctgttctggtttatttatttatatatctgaGTCTTTGCTTCACTTCAGTCTCCAGCAGCAATATCTTAAATAGCAAGAATAACTTTTActtacatcagtgtttttattgtcccTCACCTTCATGTGAAACTCTTCTGTATGTTCCTGTACAAGCAGTGCTTTTAGGTctgttcagaaaaaaatctaataaatacAGTAGTTTTATCTAAAATTGGTGGTTCTTGAGTTGGTTTTCTTGACTGGATGTGTGTAAAATATTGTCATGAGTGAAATTTCTCACTGAGCCAGATGGGCAAGCTGCAAAGTTAAAGAGTCACTGTGGAGTTTTTGGCCACTGGAGGCAGTATGGAGCAACTCATGATCAAAAATATGTGGGGTAAAATTGAGTAAAAAATActtagcaaaaaaaacaaaaaatgtttaggCTGTGTGCAGCTTAAATAAGTTACTAATAAAGTTAAAACAGTCAGCTGAAAGAAAGAAGCTAAAAGTTGGAAAAAAGCAAGCGCACTACAATAAATAATATCTAATACTAATATCCATAAACAACTGACTGTCTTCAACGTAGTTGTTCACGTAACTGCCTGTATAGTACACGTTACTGAAGGATACCTCTAGATGATGCACATAAGCTTGTTGTCCTGTTGTTGAAAGTGAAAGGCAGCGCTTCCCTCTTTGTCATaaccaccactgaggtgcccttgagcaaggcctTTAACCCCAGCAACTTCAGTGGACCTGCTCAATTGCCAGCAGATCCACTTTGTAACACCGAGCATcttccaggtgtgaatgagTACATGTGTGAACGTGATCAGGGCATTCCTGGAAGAGAGCCCTTGACGGCTTGCTCTGTGAACCGACCctgaacaacatttttttttgtaaaaacaaacacaaaaaacattgtaCAAGCATGCTGTaaaagactgattgattgatgttTAGACCGATTGACTTGAAATGCAGCAGAAGGCAGAACAGAGGACTGTCTGCTGATGTAGGTTTCAAAATAGTCAGATTCTGGAAATGGGGAAATgaatttaacacatttgttagGCCTCAAGGACACACAATGTGCTCAGTGAGAATAGCTGTAAACGTAGCTgtttgttcttaaaaaaaacaccacacaacaCCTTTACCATGGttattatctctctctcacgATTTGATGTACATGCAGCATTCtggttcaaacacacaaaacaaaggcTACTCCCCGTGtcattaaactgtttttattaaaaatatcctGTCATTACAAACACCCAGAATTTTACTAGCAAAGGTTATCATCTCAATCTCTATCAAGATTAAGATCtatttaaaatattacaatattacaaCTTAATTTGTTATATTATCCATCGCTCAAAGTTGGTTGTttagcaataaaaaaagaatcttgataaaataaaaactcaagtTTCAAAATGAATAACTGCTAACAAAATTTCCCAAAACAGAGTCACAGAATTAATACAATATacacaaaagaagaataaaatacaaatttgtGAGTCAACTGAAGAAGGGAAATTGAAGGTGTGAAAATGCTCTTGGCCTCTGCAAAAGTCTCAGTGAATTGGAAGAAAGGAAGCATTACAGACATTTGCCTTAGTTTGGAGTGACGATAAACCTCTTGTGCTTTCATTATTCAATCCAAAAGGgtaagaaaagaaagcaaatagaGTACCACCTAACATTAAGTTGCCCCTTTAAATGTACTAACCaaagttcattaaaaaaaaaacttaatgttGAAAGTGTTTCCCATTGTTATTTCCTAACAGTGGGTTTTAAAAGCGCTAATAAGCcataaaaagtcaaacacagacaaggCCGAAGGCGACTaaacaaaataatctctttCCTGTTAAGTGGAGCGACAGAGACAGGCAGGGGGGGCCGGCCCCACCTCAGTAATTGTAGAGAGAACACTGCAATTCTTAAAAGCTTTCAGAAAAAGAGATAGGTGACACTTGCTGCATGGACTGCTAGCTGAAGTTTTGCTTCCTCAGCCTCTTTCAAAGTTTAGTTTGAAGGCACAATCAGTGTACACTTGTATTAGGATAAGTCTCCCTTCGCCTTTTGCTTcgtcctcttttttcttttttttcataatggcCATTGATCTTTCTGACGCTTTGATTCATCCAGCCTATTTCATATACTGTCGCACCTCTCACTGTCGTTGGTCATCTATAGCAGAATGCACTTTCTCTTGGTTTTGGTCTCAGGAGGCTCCAAGGCTGCCAGGATGGCCTCGTCAAACACATTCTTAAGCCCTCGCTggttgaaaagagaaaaggaaacaggaagaagggCAAAAATTTAACTCTGCTGATTTCAGTTCGACAGTATCATGATAATGCAGCAACGGGCACACACGTACCTGTGTCAGAGCAGAGCACTCCACATATTTGACAGCCTTCAGCTCACGAGCCAGCTTCTCTCCGGCCTCAGGATATAGGGGGCGCTGTTTGTTCTTTGCCAGCTTCTCGATCGTGTTGCTGTCTTCCCGCAGGTCCACTTGGGTGCCGACTAACAGGAAGGGGGTGCGTGGGCAGTGGTGAGAGATTTCAGGAACCCACTGGGGAAAATATTGTATAGagattaaataaacaatttcttccttccttcaaaaaatgttgaaaaattgATAACATCTTTCTGTGACAAATCATTTGACAAAAACCATATTAACAGAGCTTGTTCAAGGGAGGTGATcacttttccttaaaaacattatcatgattgtgaaatgataatttcaaaatgtttgtcgggttcaaaatgatcattttgtttatctctgtgtaagaattttcacagtttgttcCAGCTTCTCCCAATGTTTATCAGGACTTCAACAGTATGCACCCATCATACTGTAATGTCCTAATGTTAACTAGCAAGCATGAGCAACGTAAGCTTGTGcacaaactggaaaaaacttgagggggcagatgatttgaacaacagcagtgttgtaaCGTGAATGCAGTGGAAGGGGAGAAATGGAGTGCCACATGTGCTCAGTGTTATCACTTCTAAATGAAAAAGTTTATTTGTCAATGTCAGGAATCCTAAAAATACTCTTTTTAACATTATTGCCATAACTCTGGTATTTTACTGCTCTAGCttcaaaacatt includes:
- the wnt4b gene encoding wingless-type MMTV integration site family, member 4b isoform X2, giving the protein MPTVSTVNLTAPLLLLLLWATHPTMATNWLSLARLPRSRPVSGAAPCARLRGLTPGQVGVCRARGEVMESVRKAAEMVIEECQHQFRNRRWNCSTTPRGINVFGRVMNQGTREAAFVHALSSAAVAVAVTRACTRGELERCGCDRKVRGVSPEGFQWSGCSDNLSYGVAFSQTFVDEPERAKGLSAGRPLMNLHNNEAGRKAILHNMQVECKCHGVSGSCELRTCWKVMPPFRRVGVVLKERFDGATEVRLTRIGSRTALLPRDPQVKPPAARDLLYLAPSPDFCHLDPDNGIPGTAGRRCNGTSRLAPDGCELVCCGPGYRAGRAEVVQRCSCKFSWCCSVRCQQCKNTVTIHTCRV
- the wnt4b gene encoding wingless-type MMTV integration site family, member 4b isoform X1; its protein translation is MPTVSTVNLTAPLLLLLLWATHPTMATNWLSLARLPRSRPVSGAAPCARLRGLTPGQVGVCRARGEVMESVRKAAEMVIEECQHQFRNRRWNCSTTPRGINVFGRVMNQGTREAAFVHALSSAAVAVAVTRACTRGELERCGCDRKVRGVSPEGFQWSGCSDNLSYGVAFSQTFVDEPERAKGLSAGRPLMNLHNNEAGRKAILHNMQVECKCHGVSGSCELRTCWKVMPPFRRVGVVLKERFDGATEVAEYTTASCETVESLSHSNSLNTSSFKVRLTRIGSRTALLPRDPQVKPPAARDLLYLAPSPDFCHLDPDNGIPGTAGRRCNGTSRLAPDGCELVCCGPGYRAGRAEVVQRCSCKFSWCCSVRCQQCKNTVTIHTCRV
- the cdc42l gene encoding cell division cycle 42, like gives rise to the protein MQTIKCVVVGDGAVGKTCLLISYTTNKFPSEYVPTVFDNYAVTVMIGGEPYTLGLFDTAGQEDYDRLRPLSYPQTDVFLVCFSVVSPSSFENVKEKWVPEISHHCPRTPFLLVGTQVDLREDSNTIEKLAKNKQRPLYPEAGEKLARELKAVKYVECSALTQRGLKNVFDEAILAALEPPETKTKRKCILL